A DNA window from Octopus sinensis linkage group LG25, ASM634580v1, whole genome shotgun sequence contains the following coding sequences:
- the LOC115224478 gene encoding uncharacterized protein LOC115224478 yields MNRRLDKGEQQMIHYQQALGSAFRETSSQLNKYKKTLFWQSRKYYRLKTEGEELDLILSICRSYKIPPLEQAMINALQQLENSYMDGVNGQMTPEQRATLDKCLKISKTKLHEDERDAELSEEIISVVKRYIHLMENRLQVKTVEFGKQYTELSKLRAELSSLQCRLTTFEAMCSRLDALHNDASFRMQKLVRVSSNAHRKKEEANTKIVSLNERIEHNENLYRFEMNEIDRNAFNAMNFEEFISVLVQEREVYSLDIYLKKNEKELATRRRQLNEYMKAFSKIKEVSGYLDIKSTISRFQNKRSDNFSLFRFLVEIHSEIGNLNAEMNILLPIIAKKQQTYLHDHAVLRRTLHNIQNLDQDEVEAADSEADEIEQSKEALIEFKLELIELMEVIGSDVSTLKNIDDIVSNTKLIKQSIIDIHEKVNQLVQLKMYYDRHKLSQNVYDPNAYRKHHTLVSTPTLTFLE; encoded by the exons ATGAATCGACGTTTAGATAAAGGAGAACAACAGATGATTCACTACCAACAGGCACTTGGTAGTGCCTTTCGTGAAACCAGCTCACAACTGAATAAATACAAAAAGACACTATTTTGGCAGAGCAGAAAATACTATCGCCTGAAGACAGAAGGAGAAGAGTTGGACCTAATTTTGTCTATTTGTCGATCATATAAAATACCACCACTAGAACAAGCTATGATAAACGCTTTGCAACAACTAGAAAACAGTTACATGGATGGAGTCAACGGACAAATGACACCAGAACAAAGAGCCACACTCGACAAATGCCTGAAAATTTCAAAGACAAAACTTCATGAAGACGAACGTGATGCGGAATTGTCTGAAGAAATAATATCAGTAGTAAAGAGATATATTCACTTAATGGAAAACCGGCTTCAGGTGAAGACTGTTGAATTTGGAAAACAATACACAGAACTGTCAAAACTACGAGCGGAATTGTCTTCTCTGCAGTGTAGACTGACTACCTTCGAAGCGATGTGTTCCCGCCTTGACGCTTTACACAATGATGCTAGTTTCAGAATGCAAAAGCTGGTGAGGGTCTCTTCAAATGCACATCGTAAAAAAGAAGAAGCTAATACAAAAATTGTCAGCCTCAACGAACGAATTGAACACAATGAAAACCTTTATAGATTTGAAATGAACGAAATTGATAGGAATGCTTTCAACGCGATGAATTTTGAAGAATTCATTTCGGTGTTGGTGCAGGAGCGAGAAGTGTATTCACTAGATATTTATTtgaagaaaaatgagaaagaattgGCCACACGGCGTCGACAGCTAAATGAATACATGAAAGCATTTTCTAAGATCAAAGAAGTTAGCGGCTATCTTGACATAAAATCAACAATAAGTCGCTTTCAAAACAAGAGGAGTGACAACTTTTCACTTTTTAG GTTTCTGGTGGAAATTCACTCCGAAATTGGAAACCTCAATGCAGAAATGAACATTTTGCTTCCCATCATTGCTAAAAAACAACAGACATACCTGCATGACCATGCAGTGTTGCGTAGGACTCTGCATAATATTCAGAATTTGGACCAGGATGAGGTTGAAGCAGCCGACAGTGAGGCGGATGAAATAGAGCAGTCAAAGGAAGCTTTAATAGAATTTAAACTTGAACTGATAGAGTTAATGGAAGTCATAGGCAGCGATGTAAGCACCTTGAAAAATATCGATGATATTGTGTCCAACACGAAATTGATCAAGCAGTCTATAATAGATATCCATGAGAAAGTGAATCAATTGGTGCAACTAAAGATGTACTATGATCGACATAAACTGTCACAGAACGTGTATGATCCGAACGCATATCGAAAGCATCACACCCTGGTTTCAACTCCTACATTAACGTTCCTGGAGTGA